A part of Cryptococcus neoformans var. neoformans JEC21 chromosome 4 sequence genomic DNA contains:
- a CDS encoding long-chain fatty acid transporter, putative codes for MDSATAGLDAQFNRAVDIVQSLPKGGTIQTTYEDKLWLYSLYKQAIEGDVAVPRPGMLDLLGKAKWDAWNRQKGIDKPQAKRLYVSALVKILRKCADAKDVQRYLQILEHESGYEYPLHIPSCPASPASSASSYHSSQASPALLPQSSNSPIVPPHDISPLTPSLPPPDDAPNFIPPSSHHSRNPPSLSSMQEQRNEVLDAVGRTGRDGNMRDQRPSSAQNLTSESQIHAAMPLDRITGIEREAVSGKSGSVHSPRRQRRDSQASARLASPLPHPTVGSRDFLGTPETISSPFLGLNQPTPMYSRRPGSTSTFSNSQATNIPYTLQQIQTSLTALHERLSTLERTQALILRRDERRKSWFSWEGHESEELDNCENDQAKEMWGRTGVTTVTKVNAKKKSISMRVLWFLVKTLRRALMDVGIGMMVTLIVIMVLNGGWGRARWMILKYKERLRRFLTEQ; via the exons ATGGATAGCGCCACTGCAGGCCTCGACGC GCAGTTCAATCGCGCTGTGGACATAGTACAGAG TCTCCCGAAGGGTGGCACCATACAGACAACCTACGAAGACAAGCTATGGCTATACTCACTTTACAAGCAAG CTATCGAAGGTGATGTTGCAGTCCCCCGCCCTGGTATGCTTGATCTTTTAGGCAAAGCAAAATGGGATGCATGGAACAGGCAGAAGGGGATCGATAAGCCTCAGGCAAAAAGGCTTTATGTCAGTGCCCTTGTCAAA ATTTTAAGGAAATGTGCCGATGCTAAAGATGTTCAAAGATACTTGCAGATCCTGGAGCACGAGAGCGGGTATGAATACC CTCTGCATATTCCATCATGCCCTGCGTCACCCGCATCATCTGCCTCCTCATATCACTCCTCTCAGGCTTCTCCCGCCCTACTTCCTCAGTCCAGTAACTCGCCAATTGTTCCCCCACACGACATATCTCCTTTAACCCCATCACTACCGCCGCCAGACGATGCGCCCAATTTTATACCTCCCTCATCTCACCATTCACGCAATCCGCCTTCATTGTCTTCTATGCAAGAACAGAGGAATGAAGTACTTGATGCCGTCGGTAGAACAGGTAGAGATGGGAACATGAGGGATCAAAGGCCATCAAGCGCACAGAATCTAACGAGTGAAAGCCAGATACATGCTGCAATGCCGCTAGATAGGATTACAGGTATAGAGAGAGAGGCCGTATCCGGTAAATCCGGTTCGGTTCACTCCCCAAGGCGACAACGACGCGATTCCCAAGCCTCGGCTCGATTAGCAAGTCCCTTGCCCCATCCAACTGTGGGCAGCAGAGATTTCTTAGGCACCCCGGAAACCATAAGCTCTCCTTTTCTGGGTCTCAATCAACCAACACCTATGTATTCTCGTCGCCCGGGATCGACTTCTACTTTCTCCAACTCTCAAGCAACCAACATTCCGTATACTTTGCAGCAAATCCAGACTTCGTTGACAGCGCTGCATGAGAGGCTCTCCACTTTGGAGAGAACTCAAGCCCTCATTTTGAGGAGGGatgaaaggagaaagagctGGTTTTCTTGGGAGGGACATGAGAGCGAGGAGCTTGATAACTGTGAGAATGATCAAGCCAAGGAAATGTGGGGTAGAACAGGGGTGACAACGGTTACCAAGGTTAACGCAAAAAAGAAATCTATTTCAATGAGGGTTTTATGGTTTCTAGTGAAAACGTTGAGACGTGCCCTGATGGATGTTGGAATAGGAATGATGGTCACGCTCATAGTTATTATGGTGTTGAATGGAGGCTGGGGCCGGGCGCGGTGGATGATTTTGAAATACAAAgaaaggttgaggagattCCTTACCGAGCAATGA
- a CDS encoding expressed protein, with amino-acid sequence MPSTDIQLTPPEIRQSIYHRAIIDLRHTVGVEYVAWMEDTAARVFDQFALLDTTIFPETFGPRDEDPFIRFGEWLNASSQNKYHVHDHFETRKQSLEADKRMKDRLRQEVVSRHKEARAKGPAERMTLRAVDQPFPSYLHSQDVLMTATAMRETPSFDQGGNVGPKEYADLGEEGAFRFLVNLKNPMPKERKIEEADALHLHLNFAKKDLKKAADMVRTLEYKLQNPLRGADGTSLQSAIWDKWEKDTKAKFQHLPEPLSPKLFPRCLTNPGPNQLHTFKDIEQLVAPTDASGLKLPIPTGAITQGSNRGWAMEDSNDFVEEALSLKNLDDFDGVPFPPLTPNSVNKYSRIRASVSQRYNQLPMSPPATVERKSKMPWDQDPRLELPFMPARVNSPYMNSGSINDLFTPVENPSPPTQVRSFEVRSEAAVQSCSFKDDDEDVDRPFEARIFYDLLANEDTQVRMNGNGSHGKAEEEALAYAMEEQLDTSKTSHMRVLNIKYEAYGDPSNDLPKSFCELLESSRNKGLEADKQMFIKYPGLNTALASELHWSPFSTTNDAALIENGAKVPPMGNDLPQSLTFPPADLLPQTIPHPSETSLRKLVERSPKSMTPARPRWLTIQDVDKLQEPAGDVKSGESLLAPSLALTSTPRKKRKEVPQRDPDEVDELFEDGSNLPQKPTAANDSPEKAMRVNLRKKTKMKDVLQSNNQEATLNDIIDIITSRGGTRGQAVIRNIQGTSSTLLDAIPRDDKYDLSTIKGFLHLQKLDHLLTEEQEPTYKFPSNQSLSPIFEEKEPMDWRLDPLLTNPEWFIQTSAAQTQSFETPMPIMAAVSLFQNRPLIRMLESRGFCLLDSFPSLQGADLVISPTIALVFRPLSSLPDIHVGLLEELKLVATYYQRVILVFETISYAASERYAVASNNFNPLGTAVIHALGSLSRGKKAAWSMNDIIGELDIVFAYKGAGEIADSVSKVLREDEERLRENMGEEGYLQYKGREWIGHEPIVEHENTMVEMFGINTFGARYALAAYGGAERLAYEMTEDERMEQLGPIWGQITTARFNDILREMLDGSKDVDF; translated from the exons ATGCCCTCTACTGATATTCAGCTGACGCCTCCGGAAATACGACAGAGCATCTACCACAGAGCCATCATAGATCTTCGCCACACCGTCGGCGTAGAATATGTGGCTTGGATGGAAGATACCGCAGCTCGG GTGTTTGATCAATTCGCTCTCTTAGATACGACAATCTTCCCTGAGACCTTTGGTCCCCGCGATGAAGACCCTTTCATTCGTTTTGGGGAATGGCTTAATGCTTCTTCACAGAACAAGTACCATGTCCACGATCATTTTGAGACTCGTAAACAGTCTTTGGAAGCAGAtaagaggatgaaagacCGCTTGCGGCAGGAAGTAGTTAGTAGGCATAAAGAAGCCAGAGCCAAGGGGCCAGCAGAAAGGATGACATTACGCGCAGTAG ACcagccatttccttcttatCTTCATTCCCAGGATGTACTTATGACTGCCACGGCAATGCGCGAGACACCTTCTTTCGATCAAGGAGGCAATGTCGGTCCTAAAGAATATGCTGATCtcggtgaagaaggtgctTTTCGTTTCCTAGTCAACCTTAAAAACCCAATGCcaaaagagaggaagatagaGGAAGCAGACGCTTT ACATTTGCACCTAAACTTTGCAAAAAAAGATTTGAAAAAAGCCGCTGATATGGTGAGGACATTGGAGTACAAGCTGCAAAATCCCTTGAGAGGTGCCGATGGAACATCACTTCAAAGTGCTATATGGGATAAATGGGAAAAGGATACCAAAGCGAAGTTCCAG CATTTGCCTGAacctctttctcccaaGCTTTTTCCACGTTGTCTCACCAACCCAGGTCCTAACCAGCTGCACACATTTAAAGACATCGAGCAACTGGTAGCACCAACGGACGCCAGTGGCCTCAAACTTCCCATACCTACAGGTGCCATCACCCAAGGCTCGAATCGAGGGTGGGCCATGGAAGACAGTAACGATTTTGTGGAAGAGGCATTAAGCTTGAAAAACCTGGACGACTTCG ATGGTGTCCCTTTCCCACCTCTGACACCTAACAGTGTCAATAAGTATTCTCGTATACGAGCTTCTGTATCGCAGAGATATAATCAGTTACCAATGTCACCTCCTGCAACGGTCGAGCGAAAATCAAAAATGCCTTGGGACCAAGATCCTCGTTTGG AGCTGCCTTTCATGCCTGCTAGGGTAAATTCTCCCTACATGAACTCGGGTAGTATCAATGATCTTTTCACACCGGTGGAGAATCCGTCCCCGCCAACACAAGTCCGCTCTTTCGAAGTTAGATCAGAGGCTGCTGTCCAAAGCTGCTCATTCAAagacgacgatgaagatgtggatAGACCCTTTGAGGCTCGTATCTTCTATGATTTACTTGCGAATGAGGATACACAAGTTCGCATGAATGGAAACGGTAGCCACGGaaaagctgaagaagaagctctgGCTTATGCCATGGAAGAGCAGCTGGACACTTCTAAAACCAGTCACATGCGAG TATTAAATATAAAGTATGAAGCTTACGGTGACCCTTCGAATGACTTGCCGAAGTCCTTTTGTGAGCTACTGGAAAGCTCACGAAACAAGGGACTGGAGGCGGACAAACAGATGTTCATAAAGTACCCTGGGTTAAACACGGCTTTGGCTAGCGAG CTCCATTGGAGCCCCTTTTCAACGACTAATGACGCTGCGCTCATTGAAAATGGAGCAAAAGTCCCTCCTATGGGAAATGATTTACCTCAAAGCTTAACCTTTCCACCTGCTGATTTGCTTCCCCAGACCATACCTCACCCAAGCGAAACGAGTCTGCGAAAATTGGTTGAACGTTCACCCAAGAGTATGACGCCGGCAAGGCCAAGATGGTTGACCATTCAAGATGTGGACAAATTACAGGAGCCTGCCGGGGATGTCAAATCAGGCGAGTCGCTCCTGGCGCCCTCACTGGCACTTACCTCAACTCCacggaaaaaaaggaaggaagttCCACAAAGGGATCCCgatgaagtggatgaaTTGTTTGAAGATGGCTCGAATTTACCACAAAAGCCAACAGCTGCTAATGATAGCCCGGAAAAAGCAATGAGGGTGAATTTGCGCAAGAAaacaaagatgaaggatgtcCTTCAGTCTAATAATCAGGAGGCAACGTTGAATGATATCATTGATATCATAACTTCAAGGGGGGGAACTCGTGGCCAAGCAGTGATCAGAAACATTCAAGGGACATCTTCGACACTGCTCGACGCGATACCCCGAGACGACAAGTACGACCTGTCGACTATCAAAGGCTTTTTGCATCTTCAAAAACTAGATCATCTACTCACAGAGGAGCAAGAACCCACCTATAAATTCCCTTCAAACCAGAGCCTCTCACCGATAttcgaggaaaaggagcCGATGGATTGGAGATTAGATCCTCTCTTAACCAATCCTGAATGGTTTATCCAGACAAGCGCAGCGCAAACACAATCATTCGAGACGCCCATGCCCATAATGGCGGCTGTGAGCCTTTTCCAAAACCGACCCCTCATCCGAATGCTTGAATCCAGAGGTTTTTGCTTGCTTGACAGTTTTCCGTCATTACAAGGAGCTGACCTTGTGATATCTCCTACCATTGCTCTTGTTTTCAGACCTCTATCTTCATTACCTGATATTCATGTCGGACTCCTCGAAGAGCTCAAACTTGTGGCCACATATTACCAGCGGGTAATTTTGGTGTTTGAAACAATCTCGTATGCTGCCTCAGAACGATACGCAGTAGCAAGTAACAATTTTAACCCACTCGGGACAGCCGTAATTCATGCCTTGGGATCTCTCAGCAGGGGTAAAAAGGCTGCCTGGAGTATGAACGATATCATCGGTGAGCTGGATATTGTGTTTGCGTACAAAGGGGCAGGAGAGATAGCCGATAGTGTGTCAAAAGTTTTgcgagaagacgaggaacGGCTCAGAGAGAAtatgggagaagagggttATTTGCAATATAAAGGACGGGAATGGATTGGCCACGAGCCTATC